One Yoonia sp. BS5-3 genomic window carries:
- a CDS encoding DUF6519 domain-containing protein produces MKGDFSRWTAPNGAHQNYKGVLMQQGRPQTDADWNEQVLLTLDRAETALADVIGPTGTAKGGGGFAITSGPGGFGVGAGRYYLDGALVENPEDTTYDDQGGDVAVPPLSDAGGSGTQVIVYLEANHQHVTARDDSRLADPALGGIDTATRIKAGWRVGVDPVDLTAAQRDDLIAAVSCGAPPALPGWAASTGAMTARTLPAGNLPPNSDCEIPPEAGYLSQENQLYRVQIIRGGNRAQARFVWSRENGSVLAGLTRNIDGDFMLQGDRDDEALGFKTGDWVEIYDAADSYNMRSGNLHRITIAGDTVTFAPAIADFNALVRPRVRRWDHAGNTNLGLTLLTTPTELERGIEVSFTNGTYREGDFWVFEARAATGNIVWPQYPMADPTAPVPPMGWGQRRAALALGVIQNGSLDNIIDLRAEFPSLTCLQAEDIGFDDSLCQMGAETVQEAIENLCQRSSSGLCTIVVSTAAELVGAVEKLPAGRSVRICLRAGQFQLPQTLVFDRLSHVTIMGTGPQTIVSVARGEAAFAFVDCASVRVVDLSLNGGPTGFSEQLVTQNRLGAISTIDCGDASFERLRLRCRSGRDRQAACISTRNSAPRAQVLVRDCRMQVGQSQIGVQIIGARRALVQDNLIGPTPAPAAAVRARFANDPVLVARLRKSLISFTPRPGQGKTVQLYNHFGEPMTQLSLAELHAPKQQVTISGGRQSANIDAQADALVTQRLNRALAANSQSRMGTDQEVRQHVINVMEEAIRGTSGRAQIGPSQTRLVTLNLATTPYLAQGITIAGASVDEAQVTGNRIDGALDGIRIAASSDADPVPADWVVVQPPNIVQNARVSGNVIGVQPLADTVDAHGIFLGHVESASVGENIISGAAQSTPNDNPMPHFGLYQHGYRGTRLTISENSARRLYHGFAVVPAIDPQDGLGVYRLRDNGARSCVRPYVVAVNVQVI; encoded by the coding sequence GGCGATTTTTCACGCTGGACCGCCCCGAACGGGGCACATCAGAATTACAAAGGCGTGCTCATGCAGCAGGGTCGGCCGCAAACGGATGCCGATTGGAACGAACAGGTGCTGCTCACTCTGGACCGGGCTGAAACGGCTTTGGCCGATGTCATTGGCCCAACCGGCACAGCCAAAGGGGGTGGTGGCTTTGCAATCACCAGCGGTCCGGGTGGTTTTGGGGTCGGCGCCGGGCGGTATTATTTAGATGGCGCCTTGGTCGAGAACCCAGAGGATACAACCTATGACGATCAAGGCGGCGATGTCGCAGTCCCGCCGCTGTCCGATGCGGGCGGCAGCGGCACGCAGGTGATCGTCTATCTTGAAGCAAACCACCAACACGTGACGGCACGCGATGACAGCAGATTGGCCGATCCGGCCCTTGGTGGGATTGATACGGCCACCAGGATCAAAGCGGGTTGGCGTGTCGGTGTCGATCCGGTTGATCTCACCGCTGCCCAGCGCGATGATTTGATTGCCGCGGTCAGTTGCGGCGCGCCGCCAGCGCTACCGGGATGGGCGGCATCGACAGGGGCAATGACGGCGCGGACCCTGCCCGCCGGAAATCTGCCCCCCAATAGCGATTGCGAAATCCCGCCAGAGGCAGGCTATCTATCGCAAGAAAACCAGCTTTACCGGGTGCAAATCATCCGGGGCGGCAACCGCGCCCAAGCGCGCTTTGTCTGGTCACGTGAAAACGGGTCGGTACTGGCCGGGCTGACGCGCAACATCGATGGCGATTTCATGCTGCAAGGCGATCGGGATGACGAAGCGCTTGGCTTTAAAACCGGTGACTGGGTCGAAATTTACGATGCGGCAGACAGCTACAATATGCGATCTGGCAATCTGCACCGGATCACCATTGCCGGGGACACGGTGACTTTTGCTCCCGCAATCGCCGATTTTAACGCCCTTGTCCGCCCGCGCGTGCGGCGCTGGGATCACGCGGGCAATACGAACCTTGGGCTGACATTGCTGACCACACCGACCGAGCTAGAGCGCGGGATTGAGGTGAGCTTTACAAACGGCACGTACCGCGAAGGCGATTTTTGGGTGTTTGAAGCGCGGGCCGCGACCGGCAATATTGTCTGGCCGCAATATCCCATGGCAGACCCTACGGCCCCGGTTCCACCAATGGGCTGGGGGCAAAGGCGCGCAGCCTTGGCGCTTGGCGTGATCCAAAATGGATCGCTGGACAACATCATTGATCTACGGGCGGAATTTCCATCGCTGACCTGCTTGCAGGCCGAAGATATCGGCTTTGACGACAGCCTCTGCCAAATGGGCGCTGAAACGGTGCAAGAGGCGATCGAAAACCTTTGCCAGCGCAGCTCATCGGGGCTTTGCACCATCGTGGTCAGCACTGCTGCCGAGTTGGTAGGCGCCGTTGAAAAACTGCCCGCCGGGCGTTCAGTGCGGATCTGCCTACGCGCAGGACAATTCCAGTTGCCGCAGACCTTGGTATTTGACCGACTAAGCCATGTGACGATCATGGGCACAGGGCCGCAAACCATTGTCAGCGTCGCAAGGGGCGAAGCGGCTTTCGCCTTTGTTGATTGCGCCTCGGTCCGCGTGGTGGATTTGTCTTTGAATGGCGGGCCAACCGGATTTTCGGAGCAATTGGTGACACAAAACCGGCTTGGGGCCATCAGTACAATCGATTGCGGGGATGCGAGTTTCGAACGGCTACGACTGCGCTGCAGATCAGGGCGCGACCGGCAGGCAGCTTGTATCTCAACACGCAATAGCGCGCCGCGCGCGCAGGTACTGGTGCGCGATTGCCGCATGCAAGTCGGGCAAAGCCAGATTGGGGTTCAGATTATTGGCGCGCGCCGGGCGCTGGTCCAGGACAATCTGATCGGACCAACGCCCGCCCCAGCTGCGGCTGTCCGGGCCCGGTTCGCCAATGATCCCGTGCTTGTGGCACGATTGCGCAAATCGTTGATCAGTTTCACACCGCGCCCTGGTCAGGGCAAAACTGTGCAGCTCTATAACCACTTCGGTGAGCCAATGACCCAGCTTTCACTTGCAGAGCTGCACGCGCCCAAACAACAGGTCACCATCAGTGGCGGGCGGCAATCGGCAAATATCGACGCCCAGGCCGATGCGCTTGTAACGCAAAGGTTGAACCGCGCATTGGCCGCAAACAGCCAGTCCCGTATGGGAACCGACCAAGAAGTACGACAGCATGTCATCAACGTGATGGAAGAGGCCATTCGCGGAACAAGCGGGCGGGCCCAGATTGGACCAAGCCAAACCCGGCTTGTAACACTCAATCTGGCAACAACCCCTTATCTTGCACAAGGCATCACGATCGCAGGGGCTTCTGTGGATGAGGCACAAGTCACCGGCAACCGGATTGATGGGGCGCTTGACGGTATCCGCATTGCTGCCAGCTCTGACGCTGATCCAGTGCCCGCAGACTGGGTGGTCGTTCAACCGCCGAACATTGTGCAGAACGCGCGGGTGTCAGGCAATGTCATCGGGGTACAGCCCTTGGCCGATACTGTAGATGCACATGGGATTTTTCTGGGGCATGTCGAAAGCGCTTCGGTCGGCGAAAACATCATTTCGGGGGCCGCGCAAAGCACGCCAAATGATAATCCCATGCCGCATTTCGGGCTTTATCAGCACGGGTATCGCGGAACACGGCTGACAATCAGCGAAAATTCGGCACGGCGGCTCTATCATGGGTTTGCTGTTGTACCGGCCATCGACCCGCAAGATGGCCTGGGTGTGTACAGGCTGCGTGACAACGGCGCACGCAGTTGCGTCAGGCCTTATGTTGTCGCCGTAAACGTGCAGGTGATTTGA
- a CDS encoding LacI family DNA-binding transcriptional regulator: MSETKIKNMEEFAAVSGISRPTVSKYFHDPQSVRVSTRNRIEAALERYDYRPNIYAMNQNRKLTKSIGIVVPFLGDPFFAEIARNLEQRCITAGYHPTLFSSHGQPVLETHILDNLLSLKPAGVLMAPLGRNSNKDAIKKFCAQVPTVLFDSDIQDVGLAFIGSDNPQFSMHIVDYLCRTGSAPCFFEMKNPSNPNANKRRQGYLRAMKQLGHEPHVVSVEGSGWDFEEIGRQGGHAALVTNQFITDTVLCSNDRLAIGLLTACYETGIRVGRQKGSAIRIAGQDDHPFSRFTCPPLTTIAQDYDAISRKAVDTLFAAVDGADEARKTTLFDGKLIMRDSA; the protein is encoded by the coding sequence TTGAGCGAGACCAAAATCAAGAACATGGAAGAATTTGCGGCTGTCAGCGGCATCTCGCGCCCAACTGTGTCCAAATACTTCCATGACCCGCAAAGCGTTCGTGTTTCGACCCGGAACCGGATCGAAGCGGCGCTCGAACGGTATGATTATCGGCCTAACATCTACGCGATGAACCAAAACCGGAAACTGACCAAAAGCATTGGGATCGTGGTCCCGTTTTTGGGTGATCCGTTCTTCGCAGAAATCGCGCGGAACCTCGAGCAGCGCTGCATCACAGCCGGTTATCACCCCACATTGTTCAGCTCACATGGGCAGCCGGTGCTTGAAACACATATTCTGGACAACCTTCTTTCGCTGAAACCGGCCGGGGTGCTGATGGCACCGCTGGGGCGCAATTCGAACAAGGACGCGATCAAGAAATTCTGCGCCCAGGTGCCCACTGTTTTGTTCGACAGCGACATCCAGGATGTCGGGCTAGCCTTTATCGGGTCGGACAACCCGCAATTCTCGATGCATATCGTGGATTATCTTTGCCGGACCGGCAGCGCACCCTGCTTTTTCGAGATGAAGAACCCATCAAACCCCAACGCCAACAAACGGCGGCAGGGCTATCTGCGCGCAATGAAGCAACTTGGACATGAACCGCATGTGGTTTCGGTCGAAGGCAGCGGGTGGGATTTTGAGGAAATCGGGCGGCAAGGGGGACATGCGGCGCTGGTGACGAATCAGTTCATCACCGACACTGTCCTGTGCAGCAATGACCGGCTGGCCATTGGGCTCCTAACGGCCTGTTATGAGACAGGGATTCGGGTCGGTCGACAGAAGGGAAGTGCGATTCGAATCGCCGGACAGGACGACCATCCTTTCTCGCGTTTTACCTGCCCGCCACTGACGACGATCGCGCAGGACTATGATGCGATCTCCAGAAAGGCGGTTGATACCTTGTTTGCAGCCGTCGATGGGGCAGACGAGGCCCGCAAAACAACGCTATTTGATGGTAAGCTGATCATGCGCGATTCGGCCTAA
- a CDS encoding sugar ABC transporter substrate-binding protein, producing the protein MSFKRNLRAATAMSLITATSAFAQDTTITIATVNNGDMIRMQGYTDQFTAETGIGVEWVTLEENVLRQRVTTDITTNGGQFDIMTIGMYETPIWGANGWLVPLDDLSAEYDVDDILPAMAGGLSHEGTLYAAPFYGESSMIMYRTDLMEAAGMEMPDAPTWDFIRDAAAAMTDRDADINGICLRGKAGWGEGGAFITAMSNSFGARWFDEGWNATFDGEAWANTLTFFKGMMDESGPAGYATNGFNENLSLFNQGKCGMWIDATVAASFVTGDDSTVADSVGFALAPDNGLGKRSNWLWAWALGIPAGTAQEAEAKQFIEWATSKEYIELVAENEGWANVPPGARTSLYENPNYQSVPFAQMTLDSILSADPNDSTVEPSPYVGVQFAAIPEFAGIATEVSQEFSAAYAGQQTVEEALEKAQAITNEAMEAAGYR; encoded by the coding sequence ATGTCTTTCAAGCGCAATTTACGCGCAGCGACGGCTATGTCGCTGATTACTGCGACCTCAGCATTTGCTCAGGACACAACAATCACCATCGCTACTGTGAACAACGGCGACATGATCCGCATGCAGGGTTACACCGACCAGTTCACTGCCGAAACAGGCATTGGCGTTGAGTGGGTAACACTCGAAGAAAACGTTCTGCGTCAGCGTGTTACAACTGACATCACCACAAATGGTGGTCAGTTCGACATCATGACAATCGGCATGTACGAAACCCCAATCTGGGGCGCAAATGGCTGGCTCGTCCCACTGGACGATCTGTCCGCCGAGTATGACGTTGACGACATCCTGCCAGCAATGGCCGGTGGTCTGAGCCACGAAGGTACGCTCTATGCGGCACCATTCTACGGCGAATCGTCCATGATCATGTATCGCACAGACCTGATGGAAGCCGCTGGCATGGAAATGCCTGACGCGCCAACATGGGACTTTATCCGCGATGCCGCTGCTGCGATGACTGATCGCGACGCCGACATCAACGGTATCTGCCTGCGCGGTAAGGCCGGTTGGGGTGAAGGCGGTGCTTTCATCACAGCGATGTCCAACTCTTTCGGTGCACGCTGGTTCGACGAAGGCTGGAACGCCACCTTTGACGGCGAAGCATGGGCGAACACACTGACATTCTTCAAAGGCATGATGGACGAAAGCGGCCCTGCCGGTTACGCCACCAATGGCTTTAACGAGAACCTGTCTCTGTTCAACCAAGGCAAATGCGGCATGTGGATTGACGCGACTGTTGCGGCATCTTTCGTAACAGGCGACGATTCAACTGTTGCAGACAGCGTTGGCTTCGCACTGGCACCCGATAACGGTCTGGGCAAGCGTTCCAACTGGCTCTGGGCTTGGGCACTGGGTATCCCAGCGGGTACCGCTCAAGAAGCTGAAGCCAAGCAATTCATCGAGTGGGCCACATCGAAAGAGTACATCGAACTGGTTGCTGAAAACGAAGGTTGGGCAAACGTACCTCCGGGCGCACGTACATCGCTGTACGAAAACCCGAACTACCAATCTGTGCCTTTCGCTCAGATGACACTGGACTCGATCCTGTCAGCTGATCCGAACGACTCAACAGTTGAGCCAAGCCCATATGTTGGTGTTCAGTTCGCTGCGATCCCAGAATTCGCAGGTATCGCAACTGAAGTAAGCCAAGAGTTCTCAGCAGCTTACGCGGGTCAGCAGACTGTCGAAGAAGCACTGGAGAAAGCTCAGGCGATCACCAATGAAGCAATGGAAGCAGCTGGCTACCGTTAA
- a CDS encoding sugar ABC transporter permease — translation MATKASRSAARLMMAPAVILLLGWMLVPLIMTLWFSFRTYLPLRGGDQGWTGFDNYVRFVTSSSFWPAVQTTLIIVLSVLIITVVIGVLLAMLLDQPMWGQGVVRILVIAPFFVMPTVSALVWKNMFMDPVNGLFAHLWRFFGAEPVSWLSDAAMPSVIMIVSWQWLPFATLILLTAIQSLDSEQLEAAEMDGAPKLKQFFYIILPHLGRAITIVILIQTIFLLAVFAEIFVTTGGAFGTRTLSYLIFQRVLESQNIGLGSAGGVYAIILANIVAIFLMRIVGKNLDN, via the coding sequence ATGGCTACCAAGGCTTCCAGATCTGCGGCCCGGTTGATGATGGCCCCGGCAGTTATACTGCTCTTGGGCTGGATGCTGGTCCCGCTGATCATGACATTGTGGTTCTCGTTCCGAACCTACCTTCCACTGCGTGGCGGTGACCAAGGCTGGACGGGTTTCGACAATTACGTTCGTTTTGTAACGTCCAGTTCATTTTGGCCCGCCGTCCAGACGACCTTGATTATCGTGCTCAGCGTTTTGATCATCACGGTAGTGATCGGTGTTCTTTTGGCGATGCTGCTTGACCAGCCCATGTGGGGGCAAGGCGTGGTGCGCATCCTTGTGATCGCCCCATTCTTCGTGATGCCAACCGTGTCGGCGCTGGTGTGGAAGAACATGTTCATGGACCCCGTAAACGGTCTGTTTGCACATCTTTGGCGTTTCTTCGGGGCCGAGCCGGTCAGTTGGCTGTCAGACGCAGCAATGCCGTCTGTCATTATGATCGTCAGCTGGCAATGGCTGCCCTTTGCAACGCTTATTCTACTGACCGCGATCCAATCGCTTGATAGCGAACAGCTGGAAGCGGCTGAAATGGATGGCGCGCCCAAGCTAAAGCAGTTTTTCTATATCATCCTGCCGCATCTGGGCCGGGCAATCACCATCGTGATCCTGATCCAGACGATCTTCCTTTTGGCCGTCTTCGCCGAGATTTTCGTCACCACTGGTGGTGCCTTCGGAACGCGGACCTTGTCCTATCTGATCTTCCAGCGTGTGTTGGAAAGCCAGAATATCGGCCTGGGCTCAGCCGGTGGTGTCTATGCCATCATCCTTGCAAACATTGTTGCGATCTTCCTGATGCGGATCGTCGGCAAAAATCTGGATAATTGA
- a CDS encoding carbohydrate ABC transporter permease has product MARAVTSRRKLINTTAAWAVGLLIFFPILWTILTSFKTEGQAIASPPIFLGFDWTLENYQTVMERSNYARFLWNSVIIAGGSTIIGLIIAVPAAWSMAFVPSRRTKDILLWMLSTKMLPAVGVLYPIYLLFIKMGLLDSRAGLVIVMMLINLPIIIWMLYTYFREIPGEILEAARMDGATLKEEVLYILTPMAIPGIASTMLLNFILAWNEAFWTLNLTAVNAAPLTAFIASYSSPEGLFFAKLSAASTMAIAPILILGWFSQKQLVRGLTFGAVK; this is encoded by the coding sequence ATGGCCCGTGCTGTTACATCCCGCCGTAAACTGATCAACACCACTGCCGCTTGGGCAGTGGGGCTGCTGATCTTCTTTCCAATCCTCTGGACGATCCTGACCAGCTTCAAGACCGAGGGGCAGGCCATCGCCAGCCCACCGATCTTCCTTGGCTTTGACTGGACACTGGAGAACTATCAAACCGTGATGGAGCGGTCGAATTACGCCCGCTTTTTGTGGAATTCGGTCATCATCGCGGGTGGCTCTACCATTATCGGGTTGATCATCGCGGTGCCGGCGGCCTGGTCGATGGCCTTTGTGCCGTCGCGCCGGACCAAAGATATCCTGCTTTGGATGCTGTCGACCAAAATGCTGCCTGCCGTGGGCGTGCTCTATCCAATCTACCTATTGTTCATCAAAATGGGTTTGCTTGATAGCCGGGCCGGACTGGTCATCGTGATGATGCTGATCAACCTGCCGATCATCATCTGGATGCTGTACACCTATTTCCGGGAAATTCCGGGTGAAATCCTAGAGGCCGCCCGGATGGACGGTGCAACCCTCAAGGAAGAGGTGCTTTATATCCTCACACCTATGGCCATTCCTGGCATCGCATCCACCATGCTGCTGAACTTCATCTTGGCCTGGAACGAAGCCTTCTGGACGCTGAACCTGACGGCTGTGAATGCGGCCCCGCTGACGGCCTTCATCGCCAGCTACTCCAGTCCCGAAGGTCTGTTCTTTGCCAAGCTCAGCGCAGCTTCGACCATGGCGATTGCGCCGATCCTCATCCTTGGCTGGTTTAGCCAGAAACAACTTGTCCGCGGCCTAACATTTGGCGCGGTGAAATAA
- a CDS encoding ABC transporter ATP-binding protein, with product MGQIQLKQVTKSFGDVQVIPPLDLTIGDGEFTVFVGPSGCGKSTLLRLIAGLEDITSGHIEIDGQDATTLVPAKRGLAMVFQSYALYPHMTVRKNIAFPLKMAKMDQDEIDRRVNAAAEVLNLADYIDRRPGQLSGGQRQRVAIGRAIVREPSAFLFDEPLSNLDAALRVGMRLEISELHERLKTTMIYVTHDQVEAMTMADKIVVLRAGNIEQVGSPLELYHKPRNLFVAGFIGSPKMNLIDGQEAAKHDAHTIGIRPEHIDVVESDGQWQGTVGVAEHLGSDTFLHVHNTGFGEMMTVRATGDVALRHGDTIHLNPRTDQMHRFDAQGLRIE from the coding sequence ATGGGACAAATTCAACTGAAACAGGTCACCAAAAGCTTCGGCGACGTGCAGGTTATTCCACCGCTGGATCTGACAATTGGCGACGGGGAATTCACGGTATTCGTCGGGCCTTCTGGCTGCGGGAAATCAACGCTGTTACGCCTGATCGCCGGGCTTGAGGATATCACAAGCGGGCATATCGAAATCGATGGTCAGGATGCGACAACTCTGGTGCCCGCCAAACGCGGTCTAGCCATGGTGTTCCAATCCTATGCGCTCTACCCGCATATGACGGTACGCAAGAACATCGCCTTCCCGTTGAAAATGGCCAAGATGGACCAGGACGAGATTGACCGCCGGGTGAATGCCGCCGCTGAGGTGCTGAACCTTGCGGATTATATCGACCGGCGGCCCGGTCAGCTCTCGGGTGGTCAGCGGCAACGTGTGGCCATTGGGCGGGCAATCGTGCGCGAACCTTCCGCATTCTTGTTTGACGAACCATTGTCGAACCTTGATGCGGCGTTGCGTGTGGGCATGCGTTTGGAAATCTCCGAGCTGCATGAACGCCTGAAAACGACAATGATCTACGTGACACACGATCAGGTCGAAGCCATGACCATGGCCGACAAGATCGTTGTGCTGCGTGCCGGTAATATCGAACAGGTCGGCTCTCCGCTCGAGCTTTATCACAAGCCGCGCAACCTGTTTGTGGCGGGCTTTATCGGATCGCCAAAGATGAACCTGATCGACGGTCAGGAAGCTGCGAAACATGACGCGCATACAATCGGCATCCGGCCAGAACATATCGATGTGGTCGAAAGCGACGGTCAGTGGCAAGGCACAGTCGGCGTCGCCGAGCATCTGGGCTCTGATACGTTCCTGCACGTGCATAACACAGGCTTTGGCGAGATGATGACAGTCCGGGCAACAGGTGATGTTGCACTGCGCCATGGGGATACAATCCACCTGAACCCACGCACCGATCAGATGCACCGTTTTGACGCGCAGGGTTTGCGGATTGAATGA
- a CDS encoding L-iditol 2-dehydrogenase, which translates to MTRLAGKTALITGAARGIGLAFAEAYAREGAMVALADIDIDQAQQAARQINETIGDQAIAIAMDVTDQDSIDTGFAHAIKSFGQIDILINNAAIFNAAPITEISRNDYVQVFDINVAGTLFTLQAAVKHMIGQGIKGRIINMASQAGRRGEPLVAVYCASKAAVISLTQSAALNLIEHGINVNAIAPGVVDGEHWDGVDAFFAKYEGKAPGQKKKEVGDAVPYGRMGTAEDLTGMAVFLASDDASYVVGQTYNVDGGNWLS; encoded by the coding sequence ATGACGCGGCTTGCCGGGAAAACCGCGCTGATTACAGGCGCGGCGCGCGGGATTGGCCTGGCATTTGCTGAGGCCTACGCGCGCGAGGGGGCGATGGTCGCCCTCGCCGATATTGATATTGATCAGGCCCAGCAAGCAGCACGCCAGATCAATGAAACGATCGGGGACCAGGCCATTGCAATCGCGATGGATGTCACAGATCAAGACAGTATCGACACCGGCTTTGCACACGCGATCAAGTCCTTTGGGCAGATCGACATTCTGATCAACAACGCCGCGATATTCAATGCAGCCCCGATCACCGAGATCAGCCGCAATGACTATGTTCAGGTCTTCGACATCAACGTGGCAGGCACGCTTTTCACGTTGCAGGCCGCCGTGAAACACATGATCGGACAAGGGATAAAAGGGCGGATCATCAATATGGCATCGCAAGCCGGCCGGCGGGGCGAGCCTCTGGTGGCTGTCTATTGTGCCAGCAAGGCAGCCGTCATTTCGCTGACGCAATCGGCAGCGCTGAACCTGATCGAACATGGGATCAACGTGAATGCCATCGCACCGGGTGTGGTTGATGGCGAACATTGGGATGGGGTCGATGCCTTCTTCGCGAAATACGAAGGCAAAGCTCCCGGCCAAAAGAAGAAAGAAGTTGGCGATGCTGTCCCTTACGGGCGCATGGGCACCGCCGAGGATTTAACAGGCATGGCCGTTTTTCTAGCCAGCGATGACGCAAGCTACGTGGTGGGACAAACCTATAACGTCGATGGCGGCAATTGGCTGAGCTGA
- the yidC gene encoding membrane protein insertase YidC has product MDDQNKNLILAAVLSFAVLMVWSIIAPPPEPIDPVSDLTEAELVPSADAPVATTETPTQSAEPAAEAPRIAIESETLSGSLSLAGGRIDDLSLNNYRETLDESAETVRLMRPAGEIDAYIALFGWTGDVGVAPNDTTIWTLAEGDVLTPDTPVTLEWDNEQGQIFQTKISMDEEFMFSFEQTLINNGTEAIASRPYGIIRRYTEPNDLRNFFILHEGLVRMTDGELAEIGYDEVVELGPNNDEAKIDATEGGWIGWTDHYWMTTLIPDQSAPFQTNIRYVENRDIYQAEAVMPAQTVEANATATVTTRFFAGAKEWEAIRHYEQEEGVGGFLDSIDWGWFFFLTKPIFGLLHYLNLAIGNMGWSILALTVILKIIVLPLAYKSYVSMARMKELQPEMEKLKERTGDDRQAMQQGMMKLYKDNKVNPAAGCLPILLQIPIFFSLYKVIFVTIELRHAPWIGWIKDLSAPDPSSIINLFGLLPWGSPEPGSILAILMIGILPILLGVSMWLQQKLNPAPTDPTQQMIFAWMPWVFMFMLGSFASGLVLYWIANNVITFTQQYLIMRSHGSKPDVFGNIKSSFRRKKAEEADQKEGK; this is encoded by the coding sequence ATGGACGACCAGAATAAGAACCTCATCCTTGCAGCGGTGCTCAGCTTCGCCGTGCTGATGGTATGGTCAATAATCGCGCCGCCCCCAGAGCCGATTGATCCGGTCTCAGACCTGACCGAGGCAGAACTGGTCCCATCGGCCGATGCCCCCGTGGCCACCACAGAGACCCCGACACAAAGCGCAGAGCCCGCAGCAGAAGCCCCGCGGATTGCAATCGAAAGCGAGACGCTCAGCGGGTCGCTGTCACTGGCAGGCGGGCGGATTGATGATCTGTCACTGAACAACTACCGCGAAACGCTGGATGAAAGCGCCGAAACCGTCCGGCTCATGCGGCCCGCTGGCGAAATTGATGCCTATATCGCGCTATTTGGCTGGACAGGCGATGTGGGCGTCGCGCCAAACGACACGACCATCTGGACATTGGCCGAAGGCGACGTGCTGACCCCGGACACGCCCGTGACGTTGGAATGGGACAACGAGCAAGGGCAGATTTTCCAAACGAAAATCTCGATGGATGAAGAGTTTATGTTCAGCTTTGAACAAACGCTCATCAATAACGGGACCGAAGCGATCGCATCCCGGCCCTACGGGATTATTCGGCGCTATACCGAACCAAATGACCTTAGAAACTTCTTCATCCTGCACGAAGGTCTTGTGCGGATGACAGACGGAGAGCTGGCCGAGATCGGCTATGACGAGGTTGTGGAACTTGGCCCGAACAATGACGAAGCCAAGATCGACGCAACCGAAGGCGGCTGGATTGGCTGGACGGATCACTATTGGATGACCACCTTGATCCCGGATCAATCGGCACCATTCCAAACCAATATCCGCTATGTGGAAAACCGGGACATCTATCAGGCCGAGGCCGTGATGCCGGCGCAAACCGTCGAGGCCAACGCGACCGCAACGGTAACAACCCGGTTCTTTGCCGGTGCCAAGGAATGGGAAGCGATCCGGCACTACGAACAAGAAGAGGGCGTTGGCGGGTTCCTCGATAGTATCGACTGGGGTTGGTTCTTCTTCCTGACAAAACCAATTTTTGGATTGCTGCACTACTTGAACCTGGCAATCGGCAATATGGGTTGGTCCATCTTGGCTCTGACCGTAATCCTGAAAATCATCGTGCTGCCGCTGGCATATAAATCCTACGTGTCCATGGCACGGATGAAAGAGCTGCAGCCCGAGATGGAAAAACTCAAAGAGCGGACGGGCGATGACCGTCAGGCTATGCAGCAAGGGATGATGAAGCTATACAAGGATAACAAGGTAAACCCGGCCGCAGGCTGTTTGCCAATCCTGTTGCAAATCCCGATCTTCTTCTCGCTGTATAAAGTGATCTTCGTGACCATCGAATTGCGGCATGCGCCGTGGATCGGGTGGATCAAAGATCTCAGCGCGCCAGATCCATCATCTATCATCAACCTCTTTGGCTTGCTTCCCTGGGGCTCACCCGAACCGGGATCGATCCTGGCGATTTTGATGATCGGCATTCTGCCCATCCTGCTCGGTGTGTCGATGTGGTTGCAACAAAAGCTGAACCCAGCCCCAACTGATCCAACACAGCAAATGATCTTTGCCTGGATGCCATGGGTGTTCATGTTCATGCTCGGCTCATTCGCGTCAGGGCTGGTGCTCTACTGGATCGCGAACAACGTGATCACGTTTACACAGCAATATTTGATCATGCGCAGCCACGGGTCCAAGCCCGATGTATTTGGCAACATCAAAAGCAGCTTCCGCCGGAAAAAGGCAGAAGAGGCCGACCAGAAAGAGGGCAAGTAG